Part of the Mycolicibacterium thermoresistibile genome, GCAGCGTCTCGGTGAGCCGGCCCGCCACGGAAGCCACCCGGCGCCCCAGATCATCGACGCGTCGTCCGGTGAGCGGTTCGGGCGCGTCGACCAGGCAGAGCACCAACGCCGGCACCGCCTCGGCGGTGAACACCGCGGCGTTGATCGAGATGGGCTGATAGCGCCGCTTCGGCTCGATCTCGCCGATCAGCACATCGACGGTGGGTCGCCCGGCCACTGTTCGCAGGGTGACCGTCTGCCGGCCCCTGCCCAGCGGCCCGCCGTCGCCCCTGACCTCCGCCACCGCGTCGGCCAACCGCCGCTCCTGCTGATCGAGGCATTCCACGGCGAAACCGCGCTTCCGGACGAGCTCCAGCACCGGTCCGTACGCGGCCTCCACCGCGTCGGGGTCGACACCGAATTCCTCCGCCCCCGCGCGATACCACTGCCATCGTGCGTCCTCGGAAAACCACGCCGCCACAACGGAACCCAACGGCGGGATGATCTGCACCCGGTCCCCCAACCGCAGGCCGAGCGTGCCGCGGCGACCACCGGCCGGCTGCACGATCTCCGACACCACGAGGTCGGCGCCGGAGGGCACGAAGGCCACACACGCCATATCGGCGGTGTCGGCGAGTTCCTGCATGCCCGGCCGGGCGAGGTCCAGCACGTCGAGAGCGGCCGCGGCGGCGGCGCCGATCGGCACCAGCGCGGGGCCGAGTTGGTAGGTCTTGCGGGTCGGGTGGCGGACCAGCCAGCCGGCCTCGGTCAACGCCACCACCATCGGATAACACGTCGCCTTGGCGACGCCCAGGTGGCGAGCGATGTCAGCGAGGCTGCGCCCGGTGCGGGGCTGACTGCGCAGCAGTTCGACCAACGAGACGATGCGCTCGGTCTGCGGTGAAGGACGGGCCATATGTTTGCACTATGCCACTCTTGCGATGGTATATGTAACCACATAACCTGACTTATGAGGTCTGTATCACGATTGCGGCGGAGGTTGCGGTGACAGTCAACGGCGGCGAACTACTCGCCCGGGCGTTGTCCGACGGCGGTATCACCGAGGTGTTCACCCTGCACGGCGGGCATCTCGACGCGTTCTACGTGGCATGCGGAGATCACGGCATCCGCCTCACCGACACCCGCCATGAGTCCAGCGCCGGGCATGCAGCCGACGCATATGCCCGGCTGACCGGGAATGTGGGCGTCTGTGTGGTGACCTCCGGTCCCGGGTTCACCAACGCCTACACCGCGATCGTCAACGCCTACCTGGACCGCACCCCGACGCTGTTCATCGTCGGCGCACCGCCGCTGCGGGAGACCGAGACCAACCCCCTGCAGGGCGGCTTCGATCAGGTCGCGGCGGCCGAACCGGTCACCAAATGGGCGTACCGGCTCACCGAGGCCCGCCGCATTCCAGAGATCGTCGCGCTGGCCATCCGCAAAGCCACCTCCGGCGCCCCCGGGCCGGTGCTGCTCGAAGTGCCCATAGACGTGATGTTCGGCCAGACCGACGCGGCCGCCGTGCGCCGCCCGGCGACCGGCGCCGTCCCGAGCGCGCCGGCGCCGGACCGGGCCGCGGTGCAGCAGGCCCTCGATGTGCTGGCCGAGGCGAAGAACCCGGTGATCATCAGCGGCGGCGGGGTGGTGTTCGCCCGGGCCGCCGAGGAGCTGGTCTCCTTCGCCGAGACGGTCGGGGTGCCGGTGTTCTCTCCGGGCAAGTCCGACGGCGCGATCCCGGCCGGGCACCGGCTGGCCGCCGGCGGTCTGCTCGCGCTCGGCGCTCTGCCGATGCTCGGCGCCCCCACCCCCGACGTGGTGTTGCTGCTGGGCGCGCGGACCGGGATGTTCACTGGCGGACGCGCCAGCATGTTCCCCGGCGCCCGGATCATCCAGGTGGATCTGGACGCCGCCGAGATCGGCCGCATGCACGATGTGGCGGTGCCGATCGTGGCGGACTGTCGCGCCACCCTGGAGGCCCTCACCGCGGCCGCGGCCGAGCGCAGCTGGCCGGACTGGTCGGAGTGGGTCTC contains:
- a CDS encoding helix-turn-helix domain-containing protein; the encoded protein is MARPSPQTERIVSLVELLRSQPRTGRSLADIARHLGVAKATCYPMVVALTEAGWLVRHPTRKTYQLGPALVPIGAAAAAALDVLDLARPGMQELADTADMACVAFVPSGADLVVSEIVQPAGGRRGTLGLRLGDRVQIIPPLGSVVAAWFSEDARWQWYRAGAEEFGVDPDAVEAAYGPVLELVRKRGFAVECLDQQERRLADAVAEVRGDGGPLGRGRQTVTLRTVAGRPTVDVLIGEIEPKRRYQPISINAAVFTAEAVPALVLCLVDAPEPLTGRRVDDLGRRVASVAGRLTETLHGRVPDDRRVLRPESR
- a CDS encoding thiamine pyrophosphate-binding protein, with protein sequence MTVNGGELLARALSDGGITEVFTLHGGHLDAFYVACGDHGIRLTDTRHESSAGHAADAYARLTGNVGVCVVTSGPGFTNAYTAIVNAYLDRTPTLFIVGAPPLRETETNPLQGGFDQVAAAEPVTKWAYRLTEARRIPEIVALAIRKATSGAPGPVLLEVPIDVMFGQTDAAAVRRPATGAVPSAPAPDRAAVQQALDVLAEAKNPVIISGGGVVFARAAEELVSFAETVGVPVFSPGKSDGAIPAGHRLAAGGLLALGALPMLGAPTPDVVLLLGARTGMFTGGRASMFPGARIIQVDLDAAEIGRMHDVAVPIVADCRATLEALTAAAAERSWPDWSEWVSVATGAQRFHEALYTDDTTASGRIHPYFAAKAVVESCPPGTIFVLDGAEAPAWAEFFARTEIPSGVLRLGYLGALGVGPGFAIGAARAHPDAPVVLITGDGAAGFHPQEFDTMARHGMPVVTVVFNNAVWGMSIHGQQAVYGEKCAVVTELADSAYEKVAEAFGGHGERVRTADAIPDAMRRALSAGVPACLNLEIDPAVVHPLTTMMLGDVKATDEIVIPYYENLPR